In the genome of Saprospira sp. CCB-QB6, one region contains:
- a CDS encoding GAF domain-containing sensor histidine kinase: MIPAKKHKQEAARLAALDSYGILDSLPEEDYDNIVALASKICGTPMSIISLIDEDRQWFKAKKGLEADETHRDLAFCAHAILQEEVFIIEDAKKDERFWDNPLVTGDLNLGFYAGVPLVGKEGLPLGTLCVLDQAPRTFSEDEKQALEILGRQVVRLFELRKKQREAEEALLREQKRHAELERFARVALKDLKAPMRNIASVTRLILADGKLALPDSKRQMMEKVLQSADRLKSMLEGLWSYNHAEDYLQEELKDIPVLPLQQHFQLAYGQKAHLEWNLPSSVYYRPKLFKVLLDELIDNSCRFAKQNMVWINVSIKESRRGYHLIITDNGPGIPEEAMGKAKELFFSETDKDKYGQPCHGIGLALLEKILLKEGGSIELSAAPKGGLTVEIKIPHVDILEAQNSTIDKEEL, encoded by the coding sequence ATGATTCCTGCTAAAAAACATAAACAAGAGGCGGCTCGTTTGGCCGCACTAGATAGCTACGGCATTTTGGATAGTCTACCAGAGGAAGACTATGACAACATTGTGGCTTTAGCTTCAAAAATTTGTGGCACACCCATGTCGATTATCAGTTTAATTGATGAAGATCGGCAGTGGTTTAAGGCCAAAAAAGGGCTAGAAGCGGATGAAACGCATCGCGATTTGGCTTTTTGTGCGCATGCTATTTTACAAGAAGAGGTGTTTATCATTGAAGATGCCAAAAAAGATGAGCGTTTCTGGGATAATCCCTTGGTTACAGGTGATCTGAATTTGGGCTTTTATGCGGGCGTGCCATTAGTGGGCAAAGAAGGTTTGCCTTTGGGGACGCTTTGCGTATTGGATCAAGCGCCTCGCACATTTTCTGAAGATGAAAAGCAAGCTTTAGAAATTTTGGGTCGACAAGTCGTGCGTCTTTTTGAGCTGCGCAAAAAACAAAGAGAAGCAGAAGAAGCTTTGTTGAGAGAACAAAAGCGGCATGCAGAGTTAGAGCGTTTTGCTCGAGTGGCGCTCAAGGACCTTAAAGCACCTATGCGCAATATTGCGAGTGTAACTCGCCTAATTTTGGCCGATGGGAAATTGGCCCTGCCCGATTCTAAGCGCCAGATGATGGAAAAGGTTTTGCAATCAGCAGATCGCTTGAAGTCAATGCTAGAGGGGCTTTGGAGTTATAATCACGCAGAGGATTATCTCCAAGAAGAGCTCAAAGATATTCCTGTTTTGCCCTTACAACAGCATTTTCAGTTGGCTTATGGGCAAAAGGCGCATTTGGAGTGGAATCTGCCTTCATCGGTTTATTATCGCCCAAAATTGTTTAAGGTTTTATTAGATGAGTTGATTGATAACAGCTGCCGTTTTGCTAAACAAAATATGGTTTGGATCAATGTCTCTATTAAAGAGAGTCGACGTGGCTATCATTTAATCATTACGGACAATGGCCCTGGTATTCCTGAAGAAGCGATGGGAAAAGCCAAAGAACTGTTTTTCTCAGAAACGGATAAGGATAAATATGGCCAGCCTTGCCACGGTATAGGGTTGGCGCTTCTAGAAAAAATCCTTTTAAAGGAGGGGGGAAGCATTGAGCTATCGGCAGCACCTAAAGGAGGATTAACCGTAGAGATTAAAATTCCACATGTAGATATTCTCGAAGCACAGAATAGCACTATAGATAAGGAGGAACTTTAG
- a CDS encoding D-alanine--D-alanine ligase translates to MNKKYLKWEFWPFWFFYIPVYVVYLWYSLKARSMTFFSASNPAMYMGGFVDYSKYDILGRLPEDVVPKTLLLPNENTLSVALKAVAEGQFSYPLILKPDKGERGFAVAKIDDELELREYLAEHNQFILMQSYVNMPLEFGVLYYRLPNEEKGHVNSLVEKSFLTVVGDGVSDLQTLFQTSDRGQYYLDILLKQYADRLDEVLPKGKSLRLVEIGNHCRGTAFLNRNHLITPELEASFDRISKQIEGFYFGRYDCRAASLEDLYAGKIQVMELNGTNSEPAHIYDPEMPIREAYKCLFNHWKIIYTIAKQNHERGIPYMSSLEGIKVTREYFKKRKEGAENAEEAVIDF, encoded by the coding sequence ATGAATAAGAAATACTTGAAATGGGAGTTTTGGCCTTTTTGGTTTTTTTATATCCCCGTTTATGTAGTTTACCTTTGGTACAGCCTCAAGGCACGTTCCATGACCTTTTTTAGTGCCAGTAATCCAGCTATGTATATGGGTGGGTTTGTGGACTATTCCAAGTATGATATTTTGGGGCGTTTGCCAGAGGATGTTGTCCCCAAAACCTTGCTTTTGCCTAATGAAAATACGCTTTCAGTAGCCTTAAAAGCGGTGGCAGAAGGGCAATTTAGTTATCCACTTATTTTGAAGCCCGATAAAGGCGAGCGCGGTTTTGCTGTGGCCAAAATTGATGATGAACTAGAATTGCGAGAGTATTTGGCCGAGCACAATCAGTTTATTCTGATGCAAAGTTATGTCAATATGCCCTTAGAATTTGGGGTATTGTATTATCGCCTACCCAATGAAGAAAAAGGTCATGTGAATTCTTTGGTAGAAAAAAGTTTTTTGACCGTAGTGGGCGATGGAGTTTCTGACCTACAAACGCTTTTTCAAACTTCTGATCGCGGGCAATATTATCTGGACATTTTGCTCAAGCAGTATGCTGATCGTTTGGATGAAGTTTTGCCCAAGGGGAAATCTTTGCGCTTGGTAGAAATTGGAAATCATTGTCGCGGTACGGCTTTTCTCAATCGCAACCACCTAATTACGCCAGAATTAGAAGCTTCTTTTGATCGTATTTCTAAGCAAATTGAGGGCTTTTATTTTGGCCGTTACGATTGTCGAGCCGCCTCTTTAGAAGATCTTTATGCAGGAAAAATTCAGGTAATGGAGCTCAATGGGACCAACTCGGAGCCTGCCCATATTTATGATCCTGAAATGCCTATCCGAGAGGCCTATAAATGCTTGTTCAACCACTGGAAAATTATTTATACGATTGCCAAACAAAATCACGAAAGGGGAATTCCCTATATGTCTTCTTTAGAAGGTATAAAAGTGACTCGTGAATACTTTAAGAAACGGAAAGAAGGGGCAGAAAATGCCGAAGAAGCGGTTATTGATTTTTAG
- a CDS encoding acetyl-CoA C-acyltransferase translates to MKEVYIVAMGRTAIGNLSGSLAAVSAIELGKTAIKGALERGNIAPELVQEVYMGNVLQANVGQAPAKQAALAAGIPNTVPCTTVNKVCSSGMKAVMLAAQSIMLGDNDIVVAGGMESMSNAPHYLPSGRMGIRYGNGQVIDAIVRDGLQDPYNGDMMGVCGEVCAEGKNIDRLAQDQYALSSYERARAAQEKNLFANEIVPVEIKGRKGKVTVVDTDEEVGNSRVTDLASVQKVRAVFKKEGTVTAVNASKINDGAAAMVLMSKEKCEELGLKPLAKICSFADAAQEPVWFTTTPALAMPKALDKAGVALEDVDVFEINEAFSVVALANMQALNIPHDKVNVLGGAVSMGHPIGMSGCRIVMAMITALTERNGRYGLAGICNGGGGASAMLIERL, encoded by the coding sequence ATGAAAGAAGTATATATTGTGGCCATGGGCCGCACAGCGATTGGTAACCTTAGCGGTAGTTTGGCTGCCGTTTCTGCTATTGAATTAGGAAAAACCGCCATTAAAGGCGCTTTGGAGCGTGGAAATATTGCGCCCGAACTCGTTCAAGAAGTATATATGGGCAATGTATTGCAAGCTAATGTAGGCCAAGCCCCTGCTAAGCAAGCTGCCCTAGCTGCAGGTATTCCCAACACAGTACCTTGCACTACAGTCAACAAAGTGTGCTCTTCTGGAATGAAGGCCGTGATGTTGGCTGCTCAGTCTATTATGTTAGGCGATAATGATATTGTTGTTGCTGGTGGAATGGAAAGCATGAGCAATGCGCCTCACTACTTGCCTTCTGGCCGTATGGGCATCCGCTATGGCAATGGCCAAGTTATAGATGCCATCGTTCGCGATGGTCTACAAGACCCTTATAATGGCGATATGATGGGCGTTTGTGGCGAAGTTTGCGCAGAAGGCAAAAACATTGACCGCTTGGCTCAAGATCAATATGCTTTGTCTTCTTATGAGCGTGCTCGTGCTGCTCAGGAAAAAAATCTTTTTGCCAATGAAATCGTTCCTGTAGAAATCAAAGGACGTAAAGGCAAAGTGACTGTAGTAGACACTGACGAAGAAGTAGGCAACAGCCGCGTAACAGATTTGGCCTCTGTACAAAAAGTTCGCGCTGTATTTAAGAAAGAGGGAACTGTAACAGCTGTAAATGCCTCAAAAATTAATGATGGCGCAGCGGCAATGGTCCTTATGAGCAAAGAAAAATGCGAAGAGCTCGGCCTTAAGCCTTTGGCTAAGATTTGCAGCTTTGCCGATGCGGCCCAAGAGCCCGTTTGGTTCACAACAACTCCTGCTTTGGCTATGCCCAAAGCCCTAGATAAAGCTGGCGTAGCCCTAGAAGATGTAGATGTTTTTGAAATTAACGAAGCATTTTCTGTAGTAGCTTTGGCCAATATGCAAGCCCTAAACATTCCTCACGACAAAGTAAATGTACTTGGTGGTGCGGTTTCTATGGGCCACCCTATCGGGATGTCTGGCTGCCGTATTGTTATGGCCATGATCACTGCACTTACTGAGCGCAATGGCCGTTATGGCTTGGCCGGTATTTGTAATGGTGGCGGAGGAGCCTCTGCCATGCTTATCGAACGCCTCTAA
- a CDS encoding nucleotidyltransferase family protein, translating into MQAMIFAAGLGSRLAPLTDHCPKALVSLGNQPIIQYWIDRLLRTNCQQLIVNVHSHAQQLIDYLEALELPFPLIISDERAELLETGGGLRQAARLLLPDQPLFLLNADIYCNFDFERALDFWQKKGPALGLLAMRERSSSRQLLFVEGELVGWQNKKTGAYRWARSLEQEEASAYAFSGISLLGPAAFSLLAGPKAKFSIIDFFLEWAKTDCLLAYLHQEEDWFDIGTPARLAQAEAYLLGQ; encoded by the coding sequence ATGCAAGCGATGATTTTTGCAGCGGGTTTGGGCAGCCGTTTGGCGCCGCTTACCGATCACTGTCCAAAAGCTTTAGTTTCCTTGGGAAATCAGCCAATTATACAATATTGGATAGATCGCTTATTGAGGACCAATTGTCAGCAGTTGATTGTAAATGTGCATAGCCATGCGCAGCAGCTAATTGATTACTTAGAAGCTTTAGAGCTTCCTTTTCCGCTTATCATTTCGGATGAGCGAGCTGAACTTTTAGAAACAGGAGGAGGATTGCGGCAGGCGGCGCGGCTTTTATTGCCCGATCAACCTTTATTTTTGCTCAATGCGGATATCTACTGCAATTTTGATTTTGAGCGGGCGCTTGATTTTTGGCAAAAGAAAGGGCCTGCTTTAGGGCTTTTGGCCATGCGGGAAAGATCGTCTAGCCGCCAATTATTATTTGTAGAAGGGGAGTTGGTGGGTTGGCAGAACAAAAAAACGGGGGCTTATCGTTGGGCTCGATCGTTAGAGCAAGAAGAGGCATCGGCTTATGCTTTTTCTGGAATTAGTTTGTTGGGGCCTGCGGCTTTTTCATTATTAGCTGGACCAAAGGCTAAATTTTCTATTATTGATTTCTTTTTAGAATGGGCCAAAACAGATTGTTTGTTGGCCTATTTGCATCAGGAAGAAGATTGGTTTGATATAGGTACGCCAGCGCGTTTGGCCCAGGCCGAGGCTTATTTGCTTGGGCAATAG
- a CDS encoding T9SS-dependent choice-of-anchor J family protein — MKKLQLSWLLFLGLCFSSGMLSAQLSEDFESSVPPTGWAIFDNGIGTAQSWQASTTSNTGSQAAYVRYENVTGGNAVDWMVTPAVAITSGNSDLTFYQKQGITFDYGSVFTIRVSTTSQTDTTTFTIVDTQVETDFTTFYTSKVVDLSAYVGQSIYVAFVMEQDDGDSWFIDDVTIGAPPCLDPSALSVSNVTTNSAELAWTSGGAAQAEIAIVPAGGTPNSGTVTAANPYTATGLTPATAYEAYVRDYCSAGTGSTTNLAIAGIMDGPLTGGTPKFVEVVVVNDVADLSIYGLSSANNGSGTTAGPEMNFPSGPATAGTRIYVASDSAGFRDYMGFDADIIDGTVNVNGDDAIELYENTTVIDLFGDVNVDGTGQAWEYLDGWAYRMGTAAPSATFNAADWTFSGPNANDGCSDNGSCASVYPAGSYTPAGNNASTSNWVGPVAFATSCTAVPAGDSIHLAIPINSPTFSMTGNTGVCYTETARRTSPDVWFSYVIPACTDSLYIGLDSSDFDTYLSVLAADGSTVLDYNDDIVSGTPTSRLELALSGNTDYNEGDTIYILVEGYSTTSVGNYVLDFTATFGSPAVGDSMSAPLLINGLPYNNAGNTACYTNTMGNASNDVWFQYIIEACTDSVFIGLDSSNFDTYLSIYAADSSLLDSDDNSGVNNTSSLTFSVLNNANYNEGDTIYILVEGAASNSGNYVLDISSSAITYPNDSASGATVVGAAPASFTGNTDCFNNTIGNAAGDAWFMYVIEPCTDSLYIDLSNSSFDTYLRIYAADASTLLDSDDDGGTVYRTSMLGLDITNDTTYNEGDTIFILVEGFSSNTGAFQLDISRTNCASTVDASVAIAGLMPTYCNAGSNVSGQVVIYNLGTDTAATVTYTVTASGIPIPIASGSATNIPAGDSATVTVGPFPAPSGNTTLTATISLTGDIDANNDTASFSITASNITAGALTTTNIACNGDATAEATAAATLGIAPYTYAWDSAAANQTTAVASNLAAGSYSVTVTDSLGCSDVATVTISEPAALVTTTTDNGDGTATADVTGGTSPYSYLWTNGSTSDTVVATGLQTVTVTDANGCQDSASVTIVVAVTNVAGLEQIQLYPNPADQQVTLSFDLTESRNLELQIVSIHGQIVYRQAINQVGQQSYTIPTAKLAPAMYTLRIIDTEAGTQTTQPLVIKR, encoded by the coding sequence ATGAAAAAACTACAATTGAGTTGGCTGCTCTTTTTGGGTCTTTGCTTTTCTAGCGGTATGTTATCCGCTCAGTTGAGTGAGGATTTTGAGAGTAGCGTGCCGCCTACGGGTTGGGCTATTTTTGATAATGGTATTGGCACAGCCCAGTCTTGGCAGGCCTCTACTACATCAAATACAGGTTCGCAAGCGGCTTATGTTCGCTATGAAAATGTAACTGGCGGTAATGCGGTCGACTGGATGGTAACGCCTGCCGTAGCTATTACTTCAGGTAATAGTGATCTTACATTTTATCAAAAACAAGGTATTACCTTTGACTATGGTTCCGTCTTCACGATTCGGGTATCTACAACTTCACAGACAGACACAACGACTTTTACTATTGTCGATACACAGGTAGAAACTGACTTTACAACCTTTTATACTTCTAAAGTAGTAGATTTGAGTGCTTATGTGGGCCAATCTATCTATGTTGCTTTTGTGATGGAGCAAGATGATGGAGATAGTTGGTTTATTGATGATGTAACGATTGGAGCTCCTCCTTGTTTGGATCCGTCTGCTTTGTCGGTAAGTAATGTAACAACTAACTCAGCTGAGTTAGCTTGGACTTCTGGTGGTGCAGCTCAGGCGGAGATTGCTATTGTTCCTGCTGGTGGCACGCCTAATTCTGGCACTGTTACTGCGGCCAATCCTTATACGGCTACTGGTTTAACGCCTGCTACAGCTTATGAGGCTTATGTTCGCGATTATTGTAGTGCTGGCACAGGATCTACTACCAATCTAGCCATTGCTGGAATTATGGACGGTCCCCTAACTGGTGGCACGCCTAAATTTGTTGAGGTGGTTGTTGTCAATGACGTAGCTGATCTCTCTATTTATGGTTTAAGTTCTGCCAACAATGGTAGTGGAACAACTGCAGGTCCAGAAATGAATTTCCCTTCTGGTCCGGCCACTGCAGGTACTCGTATTTATGTAGCGAGTGATTCTGCTGGTTTTCGTGATTATATGGGCTTTGATGCAGACATCATTGATGGTACTGTAAACGTTAATGGAGATGATGCTATTGAGCTTTATGAAAATACGACAGTCATTGATCTTTTTGGTGATGTAAACGTAGATGGTACTGGCCAAGCTTGGGAATACCTAGATGGTTGGGCTTATCGTATGGGTACAGCTGCTCCTTCTGCAACATTCAATGCTGCAGATTGGACCTTTTCTGGCCCTAACGCCAATGATGGTTGTTCGGATAATGGTAGTTGTGCTTCTGTCTACCCTGCTGGCAGCTACACGCCTGCAGGCAATAATGCTAGCACTTCTAACTGGGTTGGCCCTGTTGCTTTTGCGACTAGCTGTACTGCTGTTCCTGCCGGGGATTCTATCCACTTAGCAATTCCAATCAACAGCCCTACATTTAGCATGACAGGGAATACTGGCGTTTGTTATACAGAAACTGCTCGCCGCACATCACCTGATGTTTGGTTTAGCTATGTGATTCCGGCTTGTACAGACTCTTTGTACATTGGTTTAGATAGCTCTGATTTTGATACGTACCTTTCTGTACTTGCAGCAGATGGCAGTACCGTTTTAGATTATAATGATGATATTGTATCGGGTACTCCTACTTCTCGCTTAGAGCTAGCCCTAAGCGGAAACACAGACTACAATGAGGGCGATACGATTTATATCTTAGTCGAAGGATATAGCACAACAAGCGTAGGAAATTATGTGCTAGACTTTACAGCTACCTTTGGCAGTCCTGCTGTAGGGGACTCAATGAGTGCTCCTCTTCTTATCAATGGTCTTCCCTACAACAATGCAGGTAATACAGCTTGCTATACCAACACAATGGGGAATGCCTCTAATGACGTTTGGTTCCAATATATCATTGAAGCTTGTACAGATTCTGTGTTTATCGGATTAGACAGCTCTAATTTTGACACTTACCTAAGTATTTATGCAGCTGATAGCAGCTTGCTAGATAGCGACGATAATAGTGGAGTCAATAATACCTCTAGCCTAACCTTTAGCGTTTTAAACAATGCTAATTATAATGAGGGAGATACCATCTATATTTTGGTAGAAGGTGCCGCTAGCAATAGCGGTAATTACGTGCTTGATATTAGCAGTAGCGCAATTACCTACCCCAATGATTCTGCATCTGGAGCAACTGTTGTAGGTGCTGCCCCCGCCTCTTTTACAGGGAATACTGATTGCTTTAACAATACAATTGGAAATGCGGCTGGAGATGCTTGGTTTATGTATGTAATTGAACCTTGTACAGATTCTCTTTACATCGATTTGAGTAACTCTTCTTTCGATACCTACCTCCGTATTTATGCTGCAGATGCTAGTACCCTACTAGACAGTGACGATGATGGAGGAACAGTCTATCGCACCTCTATGCTAGGCCTCGATATCACAAACGATACTACTTATAACGAGGGCGACACTATTTTCATCCTTGTTGAAGGCTTTTCAAGCAATACAGGGGCTTTCCAGCTAGATATTAGCCGGACCAACTGTGCCTCTACTGTCGATGCTTCTGTTGCTATTGCTGGCCTCATGCCTACTTACTGTAATGCAGGTAGCAATGTTTCTGGACAAGTTGTCATTTACAACCTAGGCACAGATACTGCCGCTACAGTAACCTATACCGTAACAGCTAGTGGTATTCCTATTCCTATCGCTTCTGGATCAGCAACAAATATTCCCGCAGGCGATTCTGCTACCGTAACTGTCGGTCCTTTCCCTGCGCCTTCAGGAAATACCACACTCACTGCAACAATTAGCCTTACTGGCGACATAGATGCAAATAACGATACGGCTAGCTTTAGCATTACAGCCTCAAATATTACCGCTGGCGCTTTGACGACAACTAATATTGCCTGTAATGGAGATGCCACAGCCGAAGCAACTGCTGCTGCTACTCTAGGCATTGCTCCCTATACTTACGCTTGGGATAGCGCCGCAGCCAACCAAACAACAGCTGTAGCCAGCAATCTTGCCGCAGGAAGCTACTCGGTAACCGTTACGGATAGCCTAGGTTGTTCAGATGTTGCTACAGTAACTATCTCTGAACCCGCAGCCCTAGTTACTACCACCACTGACAATGGCGACGGCACAGCAACTGCCGATGTTACTGGCGGTACTAGTCCTTACAGCTACCTTTGGACCAATGGTTCTACTAGCGATACAGTTGTCGCTACTGGCCTACAAACAGTTACCGTAACTGATGCCAATGGTTGCCAAGACAGCGCTTCAGTAACAATTGTTGTCGCAGTGACTAATGTGGCTGGTCTAGAGCAAATCCAGCTCTACCCCAACCCTGCCGACCAACAAGTGACGCTTAGCTTTGACCTAACTGAAAGCCGCAATCTGGAACTCCAAATTGTAAGCATCCACGGTCAAATCGTCTATCGTCAGGCAATTAACCAAGTTGGACAGCAAAGCTACACCATCCCTACAGCCAAACTAGCGCCTGCTATGTATACCCTCCGTATCATCGATACAGAAGCTGGTACACAAACAACTCAGCCTTTGGTGATTAAACGATAA
- a CDS encoding carboxypeptidase-like regulatory domain-containing protein — protein sequence MPKSLFLFICFFWILPLWGQEEGAIGGRIYDELSGDPVEAMQLSLLTLDGALKLSAESNSKGQFSIYNIPPGQYILQGQKEGYALLWVTEVKLAPLDLLTLEIGMEGQSFLMNDSLKLELQEVLARYKPQKTPSKRKRKRPFWKFWSRKE from the coding sequence ATGCCTAAATCCCTTTTCCTATTTATCTGTTTTTTTTGGATTCTTCCGCTTTGGGGGCAGGAAGAGGGAGCTATTGGTGGTCGTATTTATGATGAACTTTCTGGTGATCCTGTAGAAGCGATGCAGCTAAGTTTGCTGACCTTAGATGGGGCATTGAAGTTGAGTGCGGAGAGTAATAGCAAAGGGCAGTTTTCTATTTATAATATTCCGCCGGGGCAATATATTTTGCAGGGGCAAAAAGAAGGTTATGCTTTGCTTTGGGTTACAGAAGTTAAGTTAGCGCCTTTGGACCTTTTGACTTTAGAAATTGGGATGGAGGGGCAAAGTTTTTTGATGAATGACAGTTTGAAGCTAGAGCTGCAAGAAGTTTTGGCTAGATATAAGCCACAAAAAACACCCAGCAAGCGGAAGCGAAAGCGGCCATTTTGGAAATTTTGGTCTCGAAAAGAGTAA
- a CDS encoding bifunctional folylpolyglutamate synthase/dihydrofolate synthase — MKKNNRPYQEALDFLYAQLPMFQRQGSSAFKKTLDNSWRLSERLGAPEKKFRSVHIAGTNGKGSTTHILAGLLQAQGYKVGVYSSPHYKDFRERIKINGQYISEEEVINFVAEQKEFILGQQLSFFELTVGMAFHYFAQQKVDWAIIETGLGGRLDSTNIISPELSLITNIGWDHSDILGESLGLIAGEKAGIIKAQTPVIIGERQSEEIAQAFAQKAKAEQAPLYYAEELVQLEKGEENLLGGQYGYQYKSADSADIFLDLAGDFQFFNLRLALAALHLMQEKQLIDISEEKIKFALANIRSLTGFMGRWQLLEEGPPMLLCDSAHNVDGLRYLGQMLAKMEYAQLHFVFGMVRDKSAEKILSSLPKEANYYFAAAQIPRAKAADQLAQEAASFGLMGQAYESVAQALAAAKAVAQKDDIIFVGGSIFVVAEIL, encoded by the coding sequence ATGAAGAAGAATAACCGCCCTTATCAAGAGGCCCTAGATTTTTTATACGCCCAGCTGCCCATGTTTCAGCGGCAAGGCAGCAGCGCCTTTAAAAAGACCTTAGACAACAGTTGGCGCTTGTCGGAACGCTTGGGCGCTCCCGAAAAGAAGTTTCGCTCGGTCCATATTGCAGGCACTAATGGCAAAGGGTCAACCACCCATATTTTGGCGGGTCTGCTACAAGCGCAGGGCTATAAAGTGGGCGTCTATAGTTCGCCCCATTATAAAGACTTTAGAGAGCGAATAAAAATTAACGGGCAGTACATCTCAGAGGAAGAGGTAATCAATTTTGTAGCGGAGCAAAAGGAGTTTATTTTGGGCCAGCAACTCTCCTTTTTTGAGTTGACCGTAGGCATGGCCTTTCATTATTTTGCACAACAAAAAGTAGATTGGGCCATTATTGAAACAGGTTTGGGGGGACGTTTAGACTCCACCAATATTATTTCGCCTGAGCTCAGCCTCATTACGAATATTGGTTGGGACCATAGTGATATTTTGGGCGAAAGTTTAGGGCTAATTGCAGGCGAAAAGGCGGGCATTATTAAGGCCCAAACCCCAGTCATTATTGGCGAGCGGCAAAGCGAAGAAATTGCTCAAGCTTTTGCGCAAAAAGCCAAAGCCGAGCAGGCGCCGCTTTATTATGCCGAAGAATTGGTCCAACTCGAAAAAGGCGAAGAAAACTTATTGGGTGGGCAGTATGGCTACCAATACAAATCGGCGGATTCGGCAGATATTTTTCTGGACCTAGCAGGAGATTTTCAGTTTTTCAATCTGCGTTTGGCCTTGGCTGCCTTGCACCTAATGCAAGAAAAGCAGCTTATTGACATCTCGGAGGAGAAAATAAAGTTTGCCCTAGCGAATATTCGGTCCTTAACGGGATTTATGGGCCGTTGGCAGCTTTTAGAAGAGGGCCCGCCCATGTTGCTTTGTGATTCAGCCCATAATGTAGATGGTTTGCGTTATTTGGGACAGATGTTGGCCAAAATGGAATATGCGCAACTGCATTTTGTCTTTGGGATGGTTCGGGATAAATCAGCCGAAAAGATTTTGAGTAGCCTGCCCAAGGAGGCGAATTATTATTTTGCTGCGGCTCAGATTCCTAGAGCTAAAGCGGCGGATCAATTGGCCCAAGAAGCGGCTAGTTTTGGCTTAATGGGACAGGCTTACGAGAGTGTAGCGCAGGCTTTGGCGGCGGCCAAAGCAGTGGCCCAAAAAGATGATATTATTTTTGTTGGAGGCAGTATTTTTGTAGTCGCCGAAATTTTATAA